A section of the Drosophila subobscura isolate 14011-0131.10 chromosome A, UCBerk_Dsub_1.0, whole genome shotgun sequence genome encodes:
- the LOC117898307 gene encoding regulator of G-protein signaling 7, whose protein sequence is MVTMNSEADKTQATNATLAMSSAEKQPAAESTSPLPKSPPATAAAGVAVAVTTECSVPAAATLPPVPVPAVAPAAATTQTSVPTPAPEALANGNSNANIEEVVVAVASTAAGATVNGGAAGVVTSVAAATPPPSAKTVNVRDTTTSAGVSGSSASKSSGLLTVSSNHHHHHHHQQSSSSSSSSQQQQQAAPSAVVVQSSSQHQRSNKNEDAPNILVYKKMEAIIEKMQAESTGVAVRTVKAFMSKVPSVFTGADLVAWILKNFDVEDVTEALHFAHLLSSHGYIFPIDDHALTVKNDGTFYRFQTPYFWPSNCWEPENTDYAVYLCKRTMQNKTRLELADYEAENLAKLQKMFSRKWEFIFMQAESQSKVAKKRDKLERKVLDSQERAFWDVHRPMPGCVNTTEIDIKKAYRRGGSSHGTGSSGASVAKNPVEQLSRIIALRKQKLERRTIKVSKAAEALVAYYDQYNEFDYFITSPELPNPWQTDSTEMWDTEKNSKEVPVRRVKRWAFSLRELLNDAIGRDQFTKFLEKEYSGENLKFWESVQEMKALPQSEIKEAIHKIWQEFLAPDAPCPVNVDSKSVELAREAVNSPNGPNRWCFDVAASHVYHLMKSDSYSRYLRSDMYKDYLNCSRKKIKSIPNLFGVKR, encoded by the exons ATGGTAACAATGAACTCGGAGGCAGACAAAACACAAGCAACCAATGCCACTCTGGCCATGAGCAGCGCCGAAAAACAGCCAGCCGCGGAGAGCACAAGTCCACTTCCAAAATCCccaccagccacagccgcagcaggagtagcagtagcagtaaCAACAGAGTGCAGCgtcccagcagctgcaacattgCCACCAGTTCCGgttcctgctgttgctccagccGCAGCTACAACTCAAACTTCAGTTCCCACTCCTGCACCCGAAGctctggcaaatggcaacagcaatgccaacatcgaggaggtggtggtggcagtcgccagcacagcagcaggagcaacggTCAACGGTGGGGCAGCAGGAGTGGTCACCTcggtggcagctgccacgccACCCCCCTCGGCCAAGACGGTGAATGTCCGCGACACCACAACCTCGGCGGGGGTCAGCGGCAGCTCCGCCAGCAAGTCCAGCGGACTGCTGACAGTCAGCAGcaatcatcaccatcatcatcatcatcagcagtcttcgtcgtcgtcgtcatcgtcgcagcagcagcagcaggcggcgccGTCAGCGGTGGTCGTGCAGTCGTCGTCGCAGCACCAGCGGAGTAACAAGAACGAAGATGCACCCAACATACTCGTATACAAAAAG ATGGAGGCCATCATTGAGAAGATGCAGGCGGAGTCGACCGGCGTGGCCGTGCGCACTGTGAAGGCGTTCATGAGCAAGGTGCCCTCGGTGTTCACGGGGGCGGATCTTGTGGCCTGGATACTGAAGAACTTCGATGTGGAGGACGTGACGGAGGCCCTGCACTTTGCCCACCTGCTGAGCTCGCACGGCTACATCTTCCCCATTGACGATCATGCGCTGACAGTGAAGAACGACGGCACCTTCTACAG ATTTCAGACGCCCTACTTTTGGCCCTCGAACTGCTGGGAGCCGGAGAACACGGACTATGCGGTGTACCTCTGCAAGCGCACGATGCAGAATAAAACGCGCCTCGAGTTGGCCGACTACGAGGCCGAGAACCTGGCCAAGCTGCAGAAGATGTTCTCTCGCAAATGGGAGTTTATCTTTATGCAG GCCGAGTCCCAGAGCAAAGTGGCCAAGAAGCGGGACAAGCTGGAGCGCAAGGTGCTGGACTCACAGGAACGGGCCTTTTGGGACGTGCACCGCCCCATGCCGGGTTGCGTGAACACAACGGAGATCGACATCAAGAAGGCCTATCGACGCGGCGGCTCCAGCCATGGGACTGGCTCCTCTGGCGCCTCCGTGGCCAAGAATCCCGTCGAGCAGCTGTCTCGGATCATTGCCCTGCGGAAGCAGAAGCTCGAGCGGCGCACAATCAAAGTGTCCAAGGCGGCCGAGGC TTTGGTTGCCTACTACGATCAGTACAATGAGTTCGATTACTTTATAACCTCTCCCGAGCTGCCCAATCCCTGGCAAACAGACAGCACAGAGATGTGGGACACGGAGAAGAATAG CAAAGAAGTTCCTGTTCGCCGCGTCAAGCGCTGGGCCTTCAGTCTGCGGGAGCTGCTGAACGATGCCATCGGACGTGATCAGTTCACCAAGTTCCTGGAGAAGGAGTACAGCGGAGAGAATCTCAA GTTCTGGGAATCGGTGCAAGAGATGAAGGCATTGCCGCAGTCGGAGATCAAGGAGGCCATACACAAGATCTGGCAGGAGTTTCTCGCTCCAGACGCCCCGTGCCCGGTGAATGTTGATTCAAAGTCCGTGGAGCTGGCCCGGGAGGCTGTCAACTCGCCCAACGGCCCCAATCGCTGGTGCTTCGATGTGGCCGCCTCGCATGTCTACCACCTGATGAAGAGCGACTCGTACTCGCGCTACCTGCGCTCCGACATGTACAAGGACTACTTGAACTGTTCGCGAAAGAAGATCAAGTCCATACCGAATCTGTTTGGTGTGAAGCGTTGA
- the LOC117893800 gene encoding sodium/potassium-transporting ATPase subunit alpha, whose translation MPPTDKKKKFIRLKKTKKDIQSYKKDVETDLHKITLEELLERMRTNPSTGLSKTEAAIRLEADGPNMLTPAAGTPQYVIFLKNMFGGFAILLWAGSFLCFIGYLIQVQTQDDPNDDNLFLGLALALLVIVTGLFSYFQVHKSTAIMDSFKNMVPQYATVIRDSEILTVVAEELVKGDIVEVKFGDRVPADIRVLESHGLKVDNSSLTGESEPQVRSPEFTHENPLETRNLAFFSTNVLEGTCRGVVISTGDNTVMGRIANLAAGLDEVQSPISREIEHFIRFITILACLLGFTFFVIAMILGYTFIDAVVFLIGIIVANVPEGLLVTVTVCLTLTAKRMASKNCLVKNLEAVETLGSTSTICSDKTGTLTQNRMTVAHLWYDRLIIESDTTEHFRGSKFNKDDPSFNALLLCSTLCNSADFKGGQEDMPVIRKDVNGNASEAALLKFAETVYGGVGPVRRKHAKITEIPFNSTEKYQVSVHGYDSNEAHFIVEMKGAPERILDRCETIVMDGKTIRLTQELRDEFEEAYMDMGGMGERVLGFADLMLPKDAYPLTYEFSTEPPNFPLENLRFLGLISMIDPPRAAVPDAVAKCRSAGVRVIMVTGDHPITAKAIARNVGIITKPTAEDIAQQRGVDIREVDPRQATAIVVHGGELREMKAEEIDSVIYYHTEIVFARTSPQQKLIIVEACQRRGEIVAVTGDGVNDSPALKRADIGVAMGIAGSDVSKQAADMILLDDNFASIVVAIEEGRLIFDNLKKSIAYTLTSNLPEIVPFLLFVLIDIPLALGTIAILCIDIGTDMLPAISLAYEKAESDIMSRVPRDPFEDRLVNKKLIFMAYLQIGVIQTVACFFTFFAIMAEHGFPPSSLIGVRQRWDSKDVDDLADKYGQEWTFRERKELEYTASTGFFVSIVVTQWCDLIICKTRRNSIIHQGMGNHVLNFALVLETVIACALCYLPGMKKALRMYPVKFIWWTYGIPFGVLIIVFDESRRYLMRRSPGGWVEQETYY comes from the exons ATGCCTCCAACTgacaagaagaagaaatttataagattaaaaaaaaccaagaagGATATTCAATCATACAAAAAGGATGTGGAAACtgatttacacaaaataacaTTGGAGGAGCTTTTGGAGCGCATGAGAACTAATCCATCCACG GGTTTATCCAAAACGGAAGCGGCCATTCGACTGGAAGCAGATGGCCCAAATATGCTAACACCAGCCGCAGGGACGCCGCAGTATGTGATATTCCTGAAGAATATGTTTGGCGGCTTTGCCATACTTCTGTGGGCTGGATCTTTCCTGTGTTTCATTGGATATTTGATACAAGTGCAAACACAAGATGATCCGAACGATGACAACCTGTTTCTTGGCTTGGCATTAGCTTTATTGGTGATCGTCACGGGCctgttttcatatttccag GTGCACAAGTCAACGGCCATTATGGATTCATTCAAGAATATGGTTCCCCAGTATGCGACAGTTATTCGAGATAGTGAAATTCTGACCGTAGTCGCGGAGGAGCTGGTCAAAGGCGACATTGTCGAAGTGAAGTTCGGGGATCGAGTGCCCGCGGACATTCGCGTCCTGGAATCGCATGGCCTGAAAGTGGACAACTCCTCGCTGACGGGGGAGTCGGAGCCACAGGTCAGATCGCCCGAATTTACGCACGAGAATCCGCTGGAGACGCGAAATCTGGCCTTCTTCTCGACCAACGTGCTCGAGGGCACCTGCCGCGGTGTTGTCATCAGCACCGGCGATAACACCGTGATGGGTCGCATAGCCAACCTGGCGGCTGGCCTGGACGAAGTACAGTCACCGATATCGCGGGAAATAGAGCACTTCATTCGATTCATCACAATTCTGGCATGCCTGTTGGGCTTCACGTTCTTTGTGATTGCAATGATCCTGGGCTATACGTTCATAGACGCCGTGGTCTTTCTCATTGGCATCATTGTGGCCAATGTGCCGGAGGGGCTGCTCGTCACAGTCACCGTCTGCCTGACGCTCACGGCCAAGCGAATGGCATCCAAGAACTGCCTGGTGAAGAACCTGGAGGCCGTCGAGACCCTGGGCTCCACATCGACCATCTGCTCGGACAAGACGGGCACCCTGACGCAGAATCGCATGACGGTGGCTCACCTGTGGTATGATCGCCTCATCATAGAGTCGGACACCACGGAGCACTTTCGTGGCTCAAAGTTCAACAAGGACGATCCCTCCTTCaacgcgctgctgctgtgctcgACCCTCTGCAACTCGGCCGACTTCAAGGGGGGCCAAGAGGACATGCCCGTGATCCGAAAGGACGTTAATGGCAATGCCTCGGAGGCGGCCCTACTCAAGTTTGCGGAGACCGTCTACGGCGGTGTGGGACCAGTTCGTCGCAAGCATGCCAAAATCACCGAAATACCCTTCAACTCCACCGAAAAATATCAAGTCTCCGTGCACGGCTACGACTCGAATGAGGCGCACTTTATTGTGGAAATGAAGGGTGCACCCGAACGCATATTGGATCGCTGCGAGACGATTGTGATGGACGGGAAGACGATTCGGCTGACGCAAGAGCTGCGGGATGAGTTCGAGGAGGCCTACATGGACATGGGCGGCATGGGCGAGCGTGTGCTGGGATTTGCTGACCTCATGCTGCCGAAGGACGCGTATCCGCTGACCTACGAGTTCAGCACAGAGCCGCCCAACTTTCCGCTGGAGAATCTGCGCTTCCTGGGGCTAATCTCCATGATAGATCCACCGCGGGCGGCCGTGCCCGACGCCGTCGCCAAGTGCCGTTCGGCGGGTGTGCGCGTGATAATGGTAACTGGCGATCATCCCATCACGGCCAAGGCCATAGCGCGGAATGTGGGCATCATAACCAAGCCCACGGCCGAGGACATTGCCCAGCAACGTGGCGTGGATATCCGCGAGGTGGATCCCCGCCAAGCCACTGCCATTGTGGTGCACGGCGGCGAGCTGCGCGAAATGAAAGCGGAGGAAATCGATTCGGTCATTTACTACCACACCGAGATTGTCTTTGCCCGCACCTCGCCCCAGCAGAAGCTCATCATCGTGGAGGCGTGTCAGCGCCGTGGCGAGATTGTGGCCGTCACGGGCGACGGCGTCAACGACTCGCCGGCCCTGAAGCGGGCCGACATTGGTGTGGCCATGGGCATCGCAGGCTCCGATGTGTCGAAGCAGGCGGCCGACATGATTTTGCTGGACGACAACTTTGCCTCCATTGTGGTGGCCATTGAGGAGGGTCGCCTCATATTCGACAACCTGAAAAAGTCAATTGCCTACACTTTGACCTCCAATCTGCCCGAAATTGTGCCCTTCCTGTTGTTCGTGTTAATCGACATTCCCCTGGCACTGGGCACCATTGCCATTCTGTGCATCGACATCGGCACCGACATGCTGCCGGCCATATCCCTGGCCTATGAGAAGGCCGAATCGGACATCATGTCACGTGTGCCCAGGGATCCCTTCGAAGATCGATTGGTGAACAAAAA ACTCATTTTTATGGCGTATCTGCAGATCGGAGTCATTCAAACCGTTGcctgttttttcacattctttGCCATAATGGCGGAGCACGGATTTCCGCCGTCTTCGCTGATTGGAGTGCGGCAGAGGTGGGACTCCAAGGATGTGGATGATCTGGCAGACAAATACGGACAAGAATGG ACCTTTAGGGAGCGCAAGGAGCTCGAGTACACAGCCAGCACGGGATTTTTCGTCTCAATTGTCGTGACTCAGTGGTGCGACTTGATTATCTGCAAAACGCGACGAAATTCCATCATACATCAGGGCATGGGCAATCATGTGCTCAATTTTGCACTGGTTCTGGAAACGGTCATCGCCTGTGCCCTGTGCTACCTGCCAGGCATGAAGAAAGCATTGCGAATGTACCCCGTCAA ATTTATCTGGTGGACTTATGGCATACCCTTTGGTGTGCTCATTATTGTATTCGATGAGAGTCGCCGCTATCTCATGCGCCGATCCCCCGGCGGCTGGGTGGAGCAGGAGACATATTATTAG
- the LOC117893923 gene encoding uncharacterized protein LOC117893923 yields the protein MLLKLLLVLIGYFCTEVATNSSNLQVFVNRYNAYGRANIITTLETVQLAWFTTKVVMNKWILVDYFQTNASERQGALAWYRTTNLQQTLNFYGVKIEKNLTYTRGYFHVSKTKFFSSGFYLIDAAITTEGIYSSEQKATTYTVVKLIQENACEPKFDIPNCHDSNRPLYYETSKEIVIRANFSRFCPMDSYIQYHWTLHDSTDSRHRIVIPAYSQPNNQTLRVKLLIRSAFDPIRTATSRQKLDFSISPHLINVEVACVKNCDEDKYNPGKPIHVRGKCEGIGNKNITKWEWRVGDKPVKAHANRLVYTDIDAKKSSLSIHLHVEAAHLYNPKYNYYGQDWIYLERNTGPENTKCTIKPSEGLPYETLFLIQCQRSKARFMPLRYGVEANNVLIVDWQSNREILLRLVPARKVTVKICDKLDVCESVELKVRIRKESPESGKPAILMQNMARARHFLQYADWQKAYPLLSLISKLIHTKEMLVTFTETLSVHVPQSTVELTQLVRLTKHVVGAIEPLDDMKAVVLARMFNRITATYKVIVEGNDLTLLDEHFDLMTDDMCDMLDTINAEWEYIPKAHCLSESESCININHFGKRLEQLSSLRPLLEHVDSWMYTHWKLSNCLIYMGMETARRLHPREGPRIIDRDSFNIRMESFDLDYEHSLKLESGDSMHTLAFSRNLLRELRRKLRHNEVLISVRSHKVSQYWFYPKKRSRTQELVVNAFTTSAMFQPTEQLSEPLTFFSRLETIPFTDNPRGEVKHPRTEPLDLIGGPEEEAHAVIHDNVYTPFEVRMYRTEIYAQSVLKVTFIRAQIGFNVLIRMTNVPKLEDMDTSGATCQVKYGVSQRTNFLLRNRCTEARSAFIYLRASNPAEPWDTFDQNGAFFSFATEIHLCRAWNSSGTEHSWSKLPCMPDMVKSTNSGVHCRCNVIGDFDVDAMPIITVPVNIKCHLDRPVVTRHYDMLVLYTLLTVLTVLYIIIHMRKIRNWDKRLYVMNYATGQLCHRGDMVFRLTFGGRCNAGSSANIIISLKSDQGLVQLIVFQDPQCKTFQRNSTISFRVQRELVQPPAELSVGHDHTGIYPHFFCRSVVLTDMATDMTQTFLLHRWLRGFPSTKYETAPVFYHSKTTEKDIYPRRARFSHIMETCMGAWYLFQPVIGPWRLGTHCSSFCRWERSCMFIVKVFVTICIMVQYFGPSYVALSCDPSPKKYHDLGSVMWTSLICCLISCFVQAAMEKTILCIGAYDYI from the exons ATGTTGCTGAAACTATTGCTAGTTCTCATTGGTTATTTCTGCACAGAAGTGGCGACGAATTCATCCAATCTTCAGGTGTTTGTTAACCGCTACAATGCTTACGGAAGAGCAAATATAATTACAACATTGGAGACGGTGCAACTGGCGTGGTTCACCACCAAGGTGGTCATGAACAAGTGGATTCTGGTTGATTATTTTCAGACAAACGCGAGCGAGCGCCAAGGGGCATTGGCCTGGTATCGGACAACCAACCTGCAGCAAACACTCAACTTTTATGGCGTGAAGATAGAAAAGAATCTAACCTACACCAGGGGATACTTTCATGTGTCGAAAACGAAGTTCTTCTCGAGCGGGTTCTATCTGATTGATGCGGCAATCACAACGGAGGGCATCTACTCGAGTGAGCAGAAAGCGACGACCTATACGGTCGTTAAACTTATCCAGGAGAACGCTTGTGAGCCCAAATTTGATATTCCCAACTGTCACGACTCCAATCGGCCCCTGTACTATGAAACATCCAAGGAAATTGTCATACGAGCCAACTTCTCACGCTTCTGCCCCATGGattcatacatacaatacCATTGGACGCTGCACGATAGCACCGATTCGA GACATCGCATTGTTATCCCTGCATATAGTCAACCGAATAACCAGACGCTGCGCGTGAAGCTGCTAATTCGCTCCGCATTCGATCCCATTCGGACCGCCACTTCGCGGCAGAAGTTGGACTTTTCCATTTCGCCGCATCTGATCAACGTGGAGGTGGCATGTGTCAAGAACTGTGACGAGGACAAGTACAATCCGGGGAAGCCGATTCACGTGCGGGGCAAGTGCGAGGGCATTGGCAACAAGAACATCACCAAATGGGAGTGGCGCGTGGGCGATAAGCCAGTGAAGGCGCACGCGAATCGGCTGGTGTACACTGATATAGATGCCAAGAAGTCTAGCCTCAGCATCCATCTGCATGTGGAGGCTGCGCATCTGTATAATCCCAAATACAACTATTACGGACAAGACTGGATCTATTTGGAGAGGAATACTGGCCCCGAGAACACGAAATGCACGATAAAACCATCCGAGGGTCTGCCCTACGAGACACTCTTTCTGATCCAGTGCCAGAGGAGTAAGGCACGCTTCATGCCACTGCGCTATGGTGTGGAGGCCAACAATGTTCTGATTGTGGACTGGCAGTCAAATCGGGAGATATTGCTGCGACTTGTTCCCGCACGTAAAGTAACTGTAAAG ATATGCGATAAGCTCGATGTTTGTGAAAGTGTTGAGCTTAAAGTACGGATCAGAAAAGAGTCACCTGAAAGCGGTAAGCCTGCCATTCTGATGCAGAATATGGCAAGAGCGCGTCACTTTCTGCAGTATGCCGACTGGCAAAAGGCGTATCCACTGCTGAGTCTGATATCCAAGCTGATACATACCAAGGAAATGCTGGTAACTTTCACGGAAACACTCTCCGTGCATGTGCCCCAGTCCACCGTGGAGCTGACGCAATTGGTGCGACTCACCAAGCACGTGGTGGGCGCCATCGAGCCCCTGGATGACATGAAAGCTGTGGTGCTGGCACGAATGTTCAACAGAATCACCGCCACATACAAGGTGATAGTCGAGGGCAATGATCTGACGCTGCTGGACGAGCACTTTGACCTGATGACCGACGACATGTGCGACATGCTGGACACCATCAACGCCGAGTGGGAGTACATACCGAAGGCGCACTGCCtctcggagtcggagtcgtgCATAAACATCAATCACTTTGGCAAGCGCCTGGAACAGCTGTCGTCCCTGCGGCCACTCCTCGAGCACGTGGACAGCTGGATGTACACCCACTGGAAGCTGAGCAATTGCCTGATTTACATGGGCATGGAGACGGCGCGCCGTCTGCACCCGCGCGAGGGTCCAAGAATAATTGATAGAGACAGCTTCAACATCCGCATGGAGAGCTTCGATCTGGACTACGAGCACAGCCTCAAACTAGAGTCCGGAGACTCCATGCACACGCTGGCCTTCTCGCGGAATCTGCTGCGGGAACTGCGCCGCAAGCTGCGCCACAATGAAGTTCTCATATCCGTGCGCAGCCACAAGGTCAGCCAGTACTGGTTCTACCCCAAGAAGCGGTCGCGCACACAGGAGCTGGTGGTGAACGCCTTTACAACGAGTGCCATGTTTCAGCCCACCGAGCAGCTTTCGGAGCCACTCACATTCTTCTCGAGGCTGGAGACCATTCCGTTTACTGACAATCCCAGGGGAGAGGTAAAACATCCGCGAACAGAGCCACTTGACCTCATTGGTGGCCCCGAAGAGGAGGCTCATGCTGTCATCCATGACAATGTGTACACCCCATTCGAGGTGCGAATGTATCGCACCGAGATTTACGCCCAATCCGTGCTCAAGGTGACATTTATCCGGGCGCAAATCGGCTTCAACGTGCTGATACGCATGACAAATGTGCCCAAACTCGAGGACATGGACACTAGTGGCGCCACCTGCCAGGTGAAGTATGGAGTTTCGCAGAGAACAAATTTCTTACTAAGAAATCGGTGCACTGAGGCGCGCTCGGCATTCATTTATCTGCGTGCCTCGAACCCGGCTGAGCCCTGGGATACCTTTGACCAGAACGGTGCCTTCTTCTCGTTCGCCACCGAGATCCATCTCTGCCGCGCCTGGAACTCATCGGGCACCGAGCACAGCTGGAGCAAGCTGCCCTGCATGCCCGACATGGTCAAGAGCACAAACTCGGGCGTCCACTGCCGCTGCAATGTCATCGGGGACTTCGATGTGGACGCCATGCCCATCATCACAGTGCCGGTGAACATCAAATGCCACTTGGATCGGCCAGTGGTGACGCGCCACTACGACATGCTGGTGCTGTACACGCTGCTCACCGTCCTGACCGTCCTCTACATCATTATTCACATGCGCAAAATACGCAACTGGGACAAGCGGCTGTATGTGATGAACTATGCGACGGGGCAGCTGTGCCACCGCGGCGATATGGTCTTCCGGCTCACATTCGGTGGCAGATGCAACGCCGGCTCCTCGGCCAACATTATTATTTCGCTGAAGTCAGACCAAGGGCTTGTGCAGTTGATTGTGTTCCAGGATCCACAGTGCAAGACATTCCAGCGCAACAGCACCATCTCGTTTCGGGTGCAGCGTGAGCTGGTGCAGCCGCCCGCGGAGCTGTCCGTCGGGCACGATCACACGGGAATATATCCACACTTTTTCTGTCGCAGCGTTGTGCTCACGGATATGGCCACGGACATGACACAAACCTTCCTGCTGCACAGATGGCTGCGGGGCTTTCCGAGCACCAAGTACGAAACGGCTCCGGTGTTTTACCACTCGAAGACCACCGAAAAGGACATATACCCGCGGCGCGCACGTTTCTCGCACATAATGGAAACCTGCATGGGGGCTTGGTATCTCTTTCAGCCCGTTATCGGTCCCTGGCGCCTCGGCACgcactgctcctccttctgccgcTGGGAGCGCTCGTGCATGTTCATAGTCAAGGTGTTCGTCACGATCTGCATTATGGTTCAGTATTTTGGCCCATCCTATGTGGCCCTGTCGTGCGATCCCAGTCCCAAAAAATATCACGACCTGGGCTCCGTAATGTGGACATCGCTGATATGTTGCCTGATCAGTTGCTTCGTGCAGGCGGCGATGGAGAAAACAATCCTCTGCATTGGTGCCTATGATTATATTTag